The genomic interval AATGCCTGCATCTTATAAAACTGTGAGACTTGCATGACTATGGCATAACAGAAAAACATACCGATAATCATCGCAACGATCGGTTCGTGAATAAGCCACATCATTAAACATCCGATTATAACGAGCCGTATTATTATCCACATGTTATCGCTGCTTCTTACAAAGTTTCTAATAAACAGAAATTCAAACATATGTTTTTGTGTGTAAGTTGATTTTCTCGGTAGTAATACATCCATATATCTTCTGCGTTTTGCCTTATCTTTCATTCCTTTTACATCAGTAAACATATTGATTATCTTATTCTGGCTTTGATAACGTTCATGCTCATAATCGATAAACCCTACAAAGTCCAACAATCGCATTTCCGCATTCTTTTTCAGTAAATATATATATCCGGAAGATAATAACAAGATTGTTACTGTAATAGAAGGTATCCCTTCCAGCGCACAATATATACTTGAGAGTGACATCAGGAAGATAAGCAAACTGATGTATATACGTTCAATTGATAGTTTCATCATATAATAGCGCATTATAAGCCCGCTATATATCATCCATATACCGATCACTACAGCACATATTAATCCGATGACAGATGCAGTGCATTCCATATAAAGAGGCGTTAAAATTATACTTATTATAATAAAAAGTATTATACGCGTTGTACCACTTTTAATAATTGCATATTTAAAATACGTATTCATATTGCGTTCAAAGTTTAACAGAAAGATACTGTCTGCACTTCTCATATAAGTTCTGAGCGGCGTCACTGTAAACAATGCAAGGATGACACCGATAATTAAGTTGTAGTTAATATTATCCGGCAAGTGCTTTAACAACTGTGAATACTGCATCATTAATGCACCGAATGCAATCGTTAAAAAGATAACAAAATGACCATTAAAGATGTATTTGCTGTAATGCGCAATTTCTTTGTCGTTTATCGCCTTTCTTCTTAAAAATAACTGACGTGCCTTATTCATGACAGTCACCTGTTACGTGTATATAAATCTCATCGAGCGATGCGTGTTCCATACCGAACTGCTGCTGTAAGTCTGCAAGTGTGCCTTGTGCAATAAGCTTTCCATGATGCATGAGCAGGAAGCGGTCACAATACTTCTCAGCTGTCGTTAATATATGTGTACTCATCAGTACAGTACGCCCTGCATTACGCGCTTCCACCATTAGATCTAGCATCGACTGAATGCCAAGCGGATCCAGACCTAAGAATGGCTCATCAATAATATGAAGCGCGGGCTTTACAATAAATGCACAAATAATCATCACTTTCTGTTTCATCCCTTTAGAAAAGTATGACGGAAATGCTTTTAATTTATCTTCAAGCCTGAAAACTTTAAGTAATGGTAATGCACGTTCCATTGCACTATCGAGTGGGATATTGTATGCCATCGCCGTCATATCAATATGTTCCTGTAACGTTAATTCTTCATATAATACAGGTGATTCCGGAATATATGAAAGTTTATTACGATATTCATAAGGTTGCGTACTCAGTGAAACACCATCGATAGAAAGTTCACCTGAAATCGGGCGTAACAATCCAAGCATATGTTTAATTGTCGTACTTTTACCCGCACCATTTAATCCGATGAGTCCAGTAATGACACCTTTTGGCAATTCAAAGTCAATATTATGTATTACAGGTTGATTACCATATCCACCTGTTAAATTCGTCACTTTCACTGTCATGGTCATTCTCCATTCAAACGTTTTTCATCATTGTATCAAATTCATGATTGTCGCTACAATTATAACGTATGTCATGATTATTTTGATACAATCTTATATAATAGAAATAATTACAATTTGGGAGGTTATATTATGTCAGAAACAGTATTCAGTAAAATTTTAAAAGGCGAAATTCCTTCATATAAAGTATACGAAGATGATTATACGTACGCTTTCCTTGATATTTCTCAAGTATCTAAAGGTCATACGCTCGTAATCCCGAAAAATGCTGCCGAAGATATTCTATCAATTGATACTGAAGATTTAAAACATGTCATCGCTTCAGTTCAAAAAGTAGCGAAAGCGGTAGATAAAGCATTTCAGCCGGACGGTATTAACGTTATCCAGAACAATCGTTCATTTGCTGATCAATCCGTATTCCACATTCACTTCCACATTATCCCGAGATATAAAGATGATACAGATGGATTCGGTTATAAGTGGGAGACACATCCTGATGCATTTAATATGGACGAATTAAGAAATAGTATTAGCAGCGCAATTGACTAACGATTTCGCACATATTCTATTGATATATGGGTATAATATTTAAAAAGGAGGATTTTATATGAAATTATCACGTATTGCACTTGGTTTTGGTGTTGGTATCGCAGCTGGTACTGTCGCTGCATTATTAAACGCGCCAAAGTCAGGCAAAGAATTACAGCAAGGGTTTAAGTCAACTACGAATGATGCGAAAGCACAAGTAAGTCAACTCAAAAACGATAGCGCAGATTTAAAAGTTTCTATCTTAAATACAAAGCAGGCAACTCAAGATGTAATGAGTGCGATGGCTGATGAAATTAAAACGATGATTACAGATTTTAAATCAGATATCGCACCGAATATTGACAGCATTAAACAAAATGTTGAAAACATTAATAACCGTAAAGATGAAATTATTCAGGAAATCTCTAAAAAATAATATATTAAAAATTCAGAATAAATATTCATAATCAATTTGCACTATGCTAAAATAATATTATTAAAGTTAAAAGTATGATGTTACAATCATACTTTTTTTTATATTATTATTAATATATTATGAAATGACATTTATTATAAAGGATTTGTCATATTTCGGAAGGTGGACAACGATGAAGCGAGAACGCGAAAAAGAAATTATCGACAAAATGTTATTTACACACAAAGTTTCTCAATTAAGCAAAGCTTTATGGAAAACTGTAGAAAAAGACTGGCAGAACTGGATTAAGCCATATGACTTAAATATTAACGAACACCACATTCTTGTCATTATAAGAAATCTTGAAAAAGCAACGATTTCAGAAGTGAGTCAGTACGGCGTAATGCACGTTTCAACCGTATTTAATTTTGCAAAAAACTTAGAAAAACGCGGTTACTTAACGATGCCTAAAAGTAAGTTTGACAAACGTAATACATATCTAGAGCTCACTGAAAAAGGTAAAGAAGTATTATACGAAACATATAAAGGATATAAAGAATCAGATGATCGAATTTATGATGCTGCGAGTAACTATAAAGAGCTCATGTTCGACCTTCCGGCATTTACCGAACTTAAGTTTATCGTCGCCCAAATTTATGGTCCTGACTTTATTACGCACCTCGAAAAAAGCCACAATGATCTGTTAAAAATATTACTTGACGAAAACGAGGAAGATAATGCATAATTGCTAGGTAAATTAACCAATAAGGAGATTGCCATGTATTTATGTAATAAAAACTTTAATATCAGATTAACATATGGTATTCAAAGAATTATGCTTATATCAGCGTTACTTGGTATTATTGTTTATATTGTCAGCTTTGAAGTTTTCTCCGCAATATTCGGGAAAAAGTTCTCAGATGACAATTTTTTATTATTTGTAGCGAGTTTACTTTGTCTTTACCCTGTTCATAAATTGTTGCATATGCTGCCATTTATACAGGATACGAAGTCGCTCATTATTCAAAAAACATCAAAGTCAAAGTACTTTCCGTTATTTAATACGAGAGTCAATCATCCAGTCCATAAATTACACTTTGCATTTGCATTGATGTGCCCAGTTGTTATTATTACAATCATAACAATTGTTGGCGCAGTAATGTATACACAATTTGCACATTATTTCTTATTTATCTTTGCAGTGAATATTGGATTATCGTTTATCGACTTTGTTTATTTGAAATATATTATGAGCACACCACAATGTTCGTTTGTTGAAGAGCGTAAATATGGCCTTGAAGTTTTAAGTAAACACGATTTACCATTAAATTTCCATCATTCTGACATAAGATAAATGTAATCTTGAAGACTTTATGTTAAAATCTAATATTAGTTAGTAACTAAATTAAATAGCAAGTAAAAGGAGCATTTAAATGACAAACTTCAAAAAAATTATGATGCCAGCAGCACTTTCTGTATCAATCTTAGGATTAACAGCTTGTGGAAATAGTGACGGAGAAACACTTGTTTCATCTAAAGCTGGAGATGTAAAACAATCAGACATCATGAAAGAAATTGGTAATGAACAAATCGCTAAAGCATCATTCCAGTTAATCTTTAACGATGTTCTTAAAGAGAAATATGGTAAGAAAGTTGACGAAGAAAAAATTAATAAAGAAACAGACAAAGAAATTAAAAAATACGGTGACGAAAAAACATTCGAAAAACTATTACAACAACAAAGTCCTGGTATGACTGTTGAACAATATAAAAAGAAACGTGTTTCTGATGAATATCAAAAATTATTCCTGAATGACACGATTAAAGTATCAGACAAAGATATTAAAGATACAGCGAAGAAAGCATCACACATTTTAATCGCAGTGAAATCTGAATCAAATAAAGATGGTTTAAGCGATAAAGAAGCAAAAGCGAAAGCAGAAGAAATTTTACAGCAAGTTAAAGAAAACAAAGGTGATTTCAAGAAAATTGCTAAAAAAGAATCAGATGATACACAATCAGCGAAAAATAATGGTGAACTTGGCTATGTCGTAAAAGGTCAAACAGTTGAAGCATTCGAAAAAGCATTATTCAAATTAAAACCGGGTGAAATTTCAGATATCGTAAAAACAGAATTCGGTTACCACATCATTATGGCTGAAGAAGATAAAGATTTCGCAAAAGAAAAAGATAAACTCGTACAAACGATTCGTCAAAATAAATTACAGAACGATCCGAAATTATACGTACAAGCAGTACAAAAATTATTTAAAGAATACGATGTAGACTTTAAAGATAAAGACATCAAAAAGTATGTTGATGATCAAATTTTAAAAGCAAAATAAAAAAAGTGGCTAGAACATTTTTGTTCTAGCCACTTTTGTTCCGCCATTTCGTCTGTTAGTCGAAGGTGATAGGTGTTTATGTCTTCCTTTTTTTAATCTAGAGATATAGGTTTATAAAACTGACGATTTTCTAATGCAAAAATACGCTCTGTATACTGCCCTTTCTCTACTTTCTTCATATGTTTGTCAAACATCTGCATACGTGCATCAATATTATCGATAAAGTGCAGAATTTCCGCTTCTTTTAACATCGGTAATTTCGGTGATCCATACTCATACTTACCGTGATGACTTAATATCATATGACGCAGTAACATTACTTCTTCACCTTCAATATTATGTTCACGTGCAATACTTGCAACTTCATCACTCATAATTGAAATATGGCCAAGTAAGTTCCCTTCTACTGTATACGTCGTCGCAACAGGTCCGGATAATTCTTTAACTTTCCCCATATCATGTGCAATGATACCTGCATAGAGCAGACTGCGATTCAATGTCGGATAAATATCACACAGTGCTTTCGCCTGTTTCAGCATCGTTAATACATGGAACAATAAACCTGAAACAAAGTTATGGTGATTGCTACTGGCAGCAGGATATACCATAAACTGATGTGCATATTTCTTAAGTAATAGACGGATAATGCGTTGTAAATTTGCATTTTCAATTTCGATGACATAATCCATCAACTGTTCCATCATTTCATCTTCATCAATCGGTGCACTTTCTAAAAAATTCTCTAATTTCACACCATCTTCAGGTGTTACAAGTCTGAATTGATTTACTTTCATCTGTTTACGACCACGATAATCAATGACATCACCTTTAACACGAACTAACTGTTCAGGTTGTAACAGATTTATATCTTTTTCTGATACCGTCCATACTTTCGCTTCAATTTCTCCGCTTTTATCTTTAAGATAAAGCGTTAAATACGGCTTACCTTGTCCAGTCACCCCTTGAATTGACTTATGAATTAAAAAGTAATGGTCAACTTGAGAGCCTGGTTTTAATGTTTCTATCGTTCTCACTTATTTAACCTCCTTCTTGTTGCGTTCCAGTACAATTGTCTGCTTACTGTTAATTGTAGAAGAACGGTTGCAAGTGTAATAGATAATTTGATTATGCTGCTGTTTAAGCATATATTCAAGTATACGTTCTCGTCTGTTTTTATCAAAGTGAACAAACGCATCGTCAATAATGATTGGGAATGGATAATATCTTCTTAACGAATGAATTAAGCTTAGTCTTAATGCAATATATAATAATTCTTTCGTAGACTGTGACAACTCTGTCGGATGATACACTTGCCCGTCAGCTGCAACAGTTGTCAAATGTTCATCATAAATAATTTTCGT from Macrococcus armenti carries:
- a CDS encoding ABC transporter permease → MNKARQLFLRRKAINDKEIAHYSKYIFNGHFVIFLTIAFGALMMQYSQLLKHLPDNINYNLIIGVILALFTVTPLRTYMRSADSIFLLNFERNMNTYFKYAIIKSGTTRIILFIIISIILTPLYMECTASVIGLICAVVIGIWMIYSGLIMRYYMMKLSIERIYISLLIFLMSLSSIYCALEGIPSITVTILLLSSGYIYLLKKNAEMRLLDFVGFIDYEHERYQSQNKIINMFTDVKGMKDKAKRRRYMDVLLPRKSTYTQKHMFEFLFIRNFVRSSDNMWIIIRLVIIGCLMMWLIHEPIVAMIIGMFFCYAIVMQVSQFYKMQAFSLWPKVWPTPEQLVLKGFKQFMLKLCIVTTTIFALSYIVIYPAQFYYVLLMYVILLWTTNNVTKKIEKRMKLLRD
- a CDS encoding ABC transporter ATP-binding protein — its product is MTVKVTNLTGGYGNQPVIHNIDFELPKGVITGLIGLNGAGKSTTIKHMLGLLRPISGELSIDGVSLSTQPYEYRNKLSYIPESPVLYEELTLQEHIDMTAMAYNIPLDSAMERALPLLKVFRLEDKLKAFPSYFSKGMKQKVMIICAFIVKPALHIIDEPFLGLDPLGIQSMLDLMVEARNAGRTVLMSTHILTTAEKYCDRFLLMHHGKLIAQGTLADLQQQFGMEHASLDEIYIHVTGDCHE
- a CDS encoding HIT family protein, with amino-acid sequence MSETVFSKILKGEIPSYKVYEDDYTYAFLDISQVSKGHTLVIPKNAAEDILSIDTEDLKHVIASVQKVAKAVDKAFQPDGINVIQNNRSFADQSVFHIHFHIIPRYKDDTDGFGYKWETHPDAFNMDELRNSISSAID
- a CDS encoding YtxH domain-containing protein, whose amino-acid sequence is MKLSRIALGFGVGIAAGTVAALLNAPKSGKELQQGFKSTTNDAKAQVSQLKNDSADLKVSILNTKQATQDVMSAMADEIKTMITDFKSDIAPNIDSIKQNVENINNRKDEIIQEISKK
- a CDS encoding HTH-type transcriptional regulator Hpr, which translates into the protein MKREREKEIIDKMLFTHKVSQLSKALWKTVEKDWQNWIKPYDLNINEHHILVIIRNLEKATISEVSQYGVMHVSTVFNFAKNLEKRGYLTMPKSKFDKRNTYLELTEKGKEVLYETYKGYKESDDRIYDAASNYKELMFDLPAFTELKFIVAQIYGPDFITHLEKSHNDLLKILLDENEEDNA
- a CDS encoding DUF3267 domain-containing protein codes for the protein MYLCNKNFNIRLTYGIQRIMLISALLGIIVYIVSFEVFSAIFGKKFSDDNFLLFVASLLCLYPVHKLLHMLPFIQDTKSLIIQKTSKSKYFPLFNTRVNHPVHKLHFAFALMCPVVIITIITIVGAVMYTQFAHYFLFIFAVNIGLSFIDFVYLKYIMSTPQCSFVEERKYGLEVLSKHDLPLNFHHSDIR
- a CDS encoding peptidylprolyl isomerase produces the protein MTNFKKIMMPAALSVSILGLTACGNSDGETLVSSKAGDVKQSDIMKEIGNEQIAKASFQLIFNDVLKEKYGKKVDEEKINKETDKEIKKYGDEKTFEKLLQQQSPGMTVEQYKKKRVSDEYQKLFLNDTIKVSDKDIKDTAKKASHILIAVKSESNKDGLSDKEAKAKAEEILQQVKENKGDFKKIAKKESDDTQSAKNNGELGYVVKGQTVEAFEKALFKLKPGEISDIVKTEFGYHIIMAEEDKDFAKEKDKLVQTIRQNKLQNDPKLYVQAVQKLFKEYDVDFKDKDIKKYVDDQILKAK
- the yhaM gene encoding 3'-5' exoribonuclease YhaM, translated to MRTIETLKPGSQVDHYFLIHKSIQGVTGQGKPYLTLYLKDKSGEIEAKVWTVSEKDINLLQPEQLVRVKGDVIDYRGRKQMKVNQFRLVTPEDGVKLENFLESAPIDEDEMMEQLMDYVIEIENANLQRIIRLLLKKYAHQFMVYPAASSNHHNFVSGLLFHVLTMLKQAKALCDIYPTLNRSLLYAGIIAHDMGKVKELSGPVATTYTVEGNLLGHISIMSDEVASIAREHNIEGEEVMLLRHMILSHHGKYEYGSPKLPMLKEAEILHFIDNIDARMQMFDKHMKKVEKGQYTERIFALENRQFYKPISLD